From a region of the uncultured Desulfatiglans sp. genome:
- a CDS encoding putative Chemotaxis protein CheC (Evidence 3 : Putative function from multiple computational evidences), with amino-acid sequence MSDMKALDLKGFVNNGMREVFSTMLSMDLEPSGRPSTDGSGREERIVGSVSFAGAVMGSVSITLSSGFGREITAAMLGMSPDEVEDQEEIDDAVAEMSNMIGGYLKSRFCDSGLPCELSIPSITSGTDFKIELMNWEQHEQFSFAHDGKQVEVAVFLKAGS; translated from the coding sequence ATGAGCGATATGAAAGCCTTAGACTTGAAGGGGTTTGTGAATAACGGAATGCGTGAAGTCTTCTCGACGATGCTGTCCATGGACCTGGAACCAAGCGGACGACCTTCGACGGATGGTTCCGGTCGGGAAGAGCGGATTGTCGGTTCTGTGAGCTTTGCCGGTGCCGTCATGGGGAGTGTCAGCATTACTTTGAGTTCGGGATTCGGGCGTGAAATTACGGCTGCCATGCTCGGCATGTCGCCTGATGAGGTGGAGGACCAGGAGGAGATCGACGACGCTGTCGCGGAAATGAGCAACATGATCGGCGGCTATCTGAAGTCGCGATTCTGTGATTCCGGTTTGCCTTGCGAGCTATCTATCCCCTCGATTACCAGTGGAACGGATTTCAAGATCGAATTGATGAATTGGGAGCAGCATGAGCAATTCAGCTTCGCTCATGACGGCAAGCAGGTTGAGGTGGCGGTCTTTCTAAAAGCGGGATCCTGA
- a CDS encoding putative Histidine kinase (Evidence 3 : Putative function from multiple computational evidences; Product type e : enzyme) produces the protein MGFSNDFGRAQKSFDMQPMDHKTNKVRRVVRQIENLPAFPTLVTKLLEIFDRDEIDLEEVADLITTDAAVAMKVISLVNSVYHGLRAPVTSVRNAVVLLGLDEIRHLTMTLLVFQSLRYTFAGDSNEVDHQLWLHSLGCAVAAEILADKTAPSLKTEAFLGGLLHDIGRMVFHAFFRTDWEQILNSQVPGESLLEMEEDLFGCDHTLAGKWLAEKWRLPEIMVHVIWLHHRALDTMKDLTFIRNQRLMHIIQLADLLSHDCMADTLPPIRGPEERKSLFQILGIPENSYAAILDVIGRQISRRATLLEIHRDEKDFYLACLKAARRTLDRMISGSQSLRRQKEERRLLEGILSLQQLLLEADDIHTFLLTTADHVRESMEIETGLVCCRDAGDNVDLEGACWLDGASARLFEFPLHYQGATEDSGYHHPLQEMESLIDKRGQPGNPAGRGSTKMPWFEFQDPYFILPFRPEGTMTGELALRLTDKTQLAVLSGMRYVFDHLKAVMEGTLRRIALLEKARAGAESLSLALARNERFIHALKISTDRFESLFQHSDDAIILHDPQGRMLRCNQRARIVLSLDEKMPDEEAPLIQELFEKHPSEAGLKLKEALALPDGKTHEIKLKRPDGGSLYATLSSLPLGQDTHLRQSVIRDISAEKNALSALETEKERLAVTLRSIGDGVIAADEGGRVVLLNKVAEDITGFSQDEAAGKPIDHVFKLLDTSSRQTKKGLVDEVIRSGQIKDFDASTILMDRNNEERLIWDSIAPIIDRQGKILGAVVVFRDITEKTRMEEEIGKAQKYESLALLSGGIAHDFNNILTAISGQISLAKMYLQPEEKAYEKLVQAEKASFRAKDLTQQLLTFSRRGYVPIKQPSSIKAIILDSVCFALRGSNVTHDCQIPDDLKPVNCDPGQINQVLNNLIINAEQSMPNGGVIRIQACNIFVSGSFHPLLSAGKYVQISIRDQGAGIPRENLCRIFDPYFSTKAGGSGLGLATSYAIIKKHNGHIVVESTPGEGSVFTLYLPAAGKEGWEPPSLHDQDGEEQRELKGKGRILIMDNEAELLDVLQEAFESMGYTVVCASDGETALQTYRAANEAGKTFDITILDLTVPGGMGAKETLDGLRAINPAAIAIVASGYANHPLIVNYREFGFNAAIGKPYRITELHRLLVNLLKAEPEGVLAP, from the coding sequence CTTTTGGTTTTTCAGTCCTTGCGTTACACCTTCGCCGGCGATTCAAACGAAGTGGATCATCAACTATGGTTGCACAGTCTGGGATGTGCCGTTGCGGCTGAAATACTGGCTGATAAAACCGCGCCTTCTCTTAAAACAGAGGCGTTTCTCGGCGGTCTTCTTCACGATATCGGCCGAATGGTTTTTCATGCCTTTTTCAGAACCGATTGGGAGCAGATTCTGAACTCGCAAGTCCCCGGTGAATCACTGCTGGAAATGGAAGAAGACCTCTTCGGATGCGATCACACGCTCGCAGGAAAGTGGTTGGCGGAGAAATGGCGTCTGCCTGAAATCATGGTACACGTCATCTGGCTGCACCATCGCGCTTTGGACACCATGAAGGACCTGACATTCATTCGGAACCAAAGGCTGATGCACATCATTCAGCTGGCGGATCTTCTGTCTCACGATTGTATGGCAGACACCCTGCCGCCTATCCGAGGTCCTGAAGAACGGAAAAGCCTGTTCCAGATCCTGGGCATACCCGAGAATTCATATGCGGCAATTCTGGACGTTATCGGTCGGCAGATCTCTCGACGAGCGACCTTGCTGGAGATTCATCGAGATGAAAAGGACTTCTATCTCGCATGTCTCAAGGCGGCGAGAAGGACGCTAGACCGTATGATTTCAGGCAGCCAGAGCTTGAGGAGACAAAAAGAAGAGCGACGTCTTCTGGAAGGCATCCTGAGCCTACAGCAACTCTTGCTTGAAGCGGATGACATCCACACATTCTTGTTGACGACCGCCGACCATGTGCGCGAGAGCATGGAGATAGAAACCGGACTGGTCTGCTGCAGAGACGCTGGGGATAATGTCGATCTGGAAGGGGCTTGCTGGTTGGATGGAGCATCTGCACGCCTGTTTGAGTTTCCGCTACACTATCAAGGGGCAACGGAGGACAGCGGCTATCATCACCCTCTTCAAGAGATGGAGAGTTTGATCGACAAAAGGGGCCAACCGGGAAATCCGGCAGGGCGGGGCTCAACAAAGATGCCGTGGTTTGAATTTCAGGACCCCTATTTCATTTTGCCGTTTAGACCAGAGGGTACGATGACCGGTGAACTGGCACTGCGTTTGACCGACAAAACACAGTTGGCGGTACTGAGCGGTATGCGATACGTCTTCGATCATCTTAAGGCAGTTATGGAAGGGACCCTGCGGCGCATCGCCCTTCTTGAAAAGGCCCGTGCCGGCGCAGAATCCCTCAGCCTGGCACTGGCCAGGAACGAACGGTTTATCCACGCCTTGAAGATCAGTACGGACCGGTTCGAAAGCCTTTTCCAGCACTCCGATGATGCAATTATCCTGCACGACCCCCAGGGCCGAATGCTGCGCTGTAACCAAAGGGCTAGGATTGTTCTCTCATTAGATGAAAAAATGCCGGATGAAGAAGCCCCGCTCATTCAGGAACTCTTCGAAAAACACCCTTCTGAAGCCGGCTTGAAACTGAAAGAGGCGTTGGCCCTTCCAGACGGCAAAACTCATGAAATTAAGCTGAAAAGGCCTGATGGGGGCAGCTTATACGCGACCCTCAGCTCTCTGCCCCTCGGTCAGGACACCCATTTGCGGCAGTCAGTCATTCGAGATATATCGGCGGAAAAGAATGCCCTGTCAGCCCTCGAAACCGAAAAGGAGCGACTGGCCGTGACGCTCAGAAGCATCGGTGACGGGGTCATCGCTGCAGACGAGGGAGGCCGAGTGGTTTTATTGAATAAGGTGGCAGAGGATATAACTGGTTTTTCTCAGGATGAGGCTGCCGGAAAACCTATCGACCACGTGTTCAAGCTTTTGGACACATCCTCGCGCCAGACCAAGAAAGGGCTTGTCGACGAGGTCATCCGGAGCGGACAGATCAAGGATTTTGACGCCAGCACCATTCTGATGGATAGGAACAATGAAGAACGTCTGATCTGGGACAGCATCGCGCCCATCATCGACCGGCAGGGTAAAATCTTAGGGGCTGTGGTTGTCTTCCGGGACATAACGGAAAAGACAAGGATGGAAGAAGAAATCGGAAAGGCCCAGAAATATGAATCATTGGCCCTTCTATCAGGCGGCATCGCACATGACTTCAACAATATCCTGACTGCAATATCGGGGCAGATCAGCCTGGCCAAGATGTACCTCCAGCCGGAGGAGAAAGCTTACGAAAAGCTGGTTCAGGCTGAAAAGGCATCCTTCCGGGCCAAGGATCTCACTCAGCAACTTCTGACCTTCAGCAGAAGGGGCTACGTCCCTATAAAGCAACCCTCATCAATCAAAGCTATTATCCTGGATTCGGTCTGTTTCGCCTTGCGGGGATCGAATGTCACTCACGATTGTCAGATTCCGGACGATCTGAAACCGGTGAATTGCGACCCGGGGCAGATCAATCAGGTCCTAAACAACTTGATCATCAATGCCGAACAGTCCATGCCGAACGGAGGCGTCATCCGTATTCAAGCTTGCAACATCTTTGTAAGCGGATCATTTCACCCCCTGCTGTCCGCAGGGAAATACGTCCAAATCTCCATTCGTGATCAGGGTGCCGGCATTCCCCGTGAAAACCTGTGCAGGATATTCGATCCTTATTTCAGCACGAAGGCGGGGGGCTCCGGGCTCGGCTTGGCGACCTCCTATGCGATCATAAAGAAGCACAACGGCCATATCGTGGTGGAAAGCACCCCCGGTGAAGGATCGGTTTTCACCCTCTACCTGCCGGCAGCCGGTAAGGAGGGCTGGGAACCCCCATCCCTGCATGACCAAGACGGCGAAGAGCAGAGAGAGCTGAAGGGAAAAGGCCGCATCCTGATCATGGATAATGAGGCCGAACTGCTCGACGTCCTTCAGGAAGCATTTGAATCGATGGGCTATACAGTGGTTTGCGCCAGTGATGGAGAGACGGCGCTCCAGACTTATCGCGCTGCAAACGAAGCAGGAAAGACTTTCGACATCACTATCCTGGATTTGACCGTTCCGGGTGGTATGGGTGCCAAAGAGACACTCGACGGCTTGCGCGCCATCAATCCCGCTGCGATAGCCATTGTAGCCAGCGGGTACGCCAACCACCCCCTCATTGTAAATTACCGGGAGTTCGGCTTCAATGCCGCGATCGGCAAACCCTACCGTATCACCGAACTGCACCGGTTGCTGGTCAACTTATTGAAAGCAGAACCAGAAGGCGTTCTTGCCCCCTAA
- a CDS encoding Chemotaxis protein CheY homolog (modular protein) produces MTHKVLTVDDSKTIRTIVKKAFKPYDCEMFEAENGVEGLAVAVKVQPDLIVLDLTMPVMNGLEMLEKLRDQQTFMAIPVIMLTAESGRENVIRIVKMGVKDYIVKPFKGEQLIERAEKILKLELKKDGDGEGLEVMNHIVTDGEFEIVLLSDKFSKPFQSALEEFLQKRIRRMKEGERKKVIFDLSTVSAVSVSLVKLLISLFSKCDAASCPYAVAANRGVAQEMKGLAELSSVAIAEGVDAAKQAI; encoded by the coding sequence ATGACGCATAAGGTACTGACCGTGGATGACAGTAAGACTATCCGTACTATTGTCAAGAAGGCCTTCAAACCTTATGACTGTGAGATGTTCGAGGCCGAAAACGGCGTAGAAGGTCTGGCTGTGGCTGTAAAGGTCCAACCGGATTTGATAGTTCTGGATCTGACCATGCCCGTGATGAACGGGCTAGAGATGCTCGAGAAATTGCGCGATCAACAGACGTTCATGGCGATACCGGTTATCATGCTGACAGCCGAATCCGGAAGGGAAAACGTGATCAGGATCGTCAAGATGGGGGTCAAGGATTACATCGTCAAGCCGTTCAAAGGTGAGCAATTGATTGAGCGGGCGGAAAAAATCCTGAAACTGGAGTTGAAGAAAGATGGGGATGGAGAGGGCTTGGAGGTCATGAATCATATCGTGACTGACGGCGAATTCGAGATTGTTCTATTGTCCGACAAGTTTTCCAAACCTTTTCAGAGCGCATTAGAGGAGTTTTTGCAGAAGCGGATCAGGAGGATGAAGGAAGGGGAACGGAAAAAGGTCATTTTCGATCTCAGTACCGTATCGGCCGTGAGTGTCTCCCTGGTCAAACTTTTGATCTCCCTGTTCAGCAAATGCGATGCGGCGAGTTGCCCTTACGCCGTTGCAGCCAATCGCGGCGTTGCCCAGGAGATGAAAGGCTTGGCTGAGTTGAGTTCCGTTGCCATCGCTGAGGGCGTCGACGCGGCTAAACAAGCCATTTAG